From a single Phycisphaerae bacterium genomic region:
- a CDS encoding matrixin family metalloprotease, which yields MSSDRASLRAGVMSLLVVLASVGCSPVQPADGLAALWPLQVLGNQPTLPGTDDAYQEQESNDTFQLADIITDTQDVTFFGTITGGATTVDRDVYRFDSVAAGDRVTIRLSPANGGSFLVGILDQNYNLLQQMSTSGTWLVPWEMSVVLRQASEHVYVVVAGRSSSATSYDYVVQYAVDTGIGVPGYNPQTVVLYFSGADNVRIGGSSPVQVPAFDAARISSRFAGQTETIIAQVLERLQEDYASLGIQVYRQGDAAIPAGSVTNLYFGTYNADLLGLADSIDAYNNDTSESAIVFTDTFALFEPLLPSVEEMSQCLANVASHELGHLLGLRHTADVQDLMDITANAREMLDDQWFRIASMHSSVLPVGFQDAPSLLAWGLGGILGPVPSGKPTVARQRPAGASTEDFHIPHGLLGTCAYEDPPVTH from the coding sequence GTGTCTTCAGACAGAGCCTCGCTGCGCGCCGGTGTCATGAGCCTCCTCGTGGTGCTGGCTTCGGTCGGATGCAGTCCGGTCCAGCCCGCCGACGGTCTCGCCGCCCTGTGGCCCCTCCAGGTGTTGGGCAATCAGCCAACTCTGCCGGGAACAGATGACGCCTACCAGGAGCAGGAATCCAACGATACCTTCCAGCTCGCAGACATCATCACCGATACCCAGGACGTGACCTTCTTCGGCACGATCACGGGAGGCGCAACCACGGTCGATAGAGATGTCTATCGCTTCGATTCAGTTGCCGCCGGCGACAGAGTCACCATCAGGCTGAGCCCTGCGAACGGCGGCAGCTTCCTGGTGGGAATCCTGGATCAGAACTACAACCTCCTCCAGCAAATGTCGACCAGCGGCACCTGGCTCGTACCCTGGGAAATGAGCGTCGTCCTCCGCCAGGCCAGTGAGCACGTCTATGTCGTGGTCGCGGGACGTTCGTCCTCGGCCACCTCCTACGATTATGTGGTGCAGTACGCGGTCGATACCGGCATCGGCGTGCCCGGGTACAACCCCCAGACCGTCGTGCTGTACTTCTCGGGGGCCGACAATGTGCGCATCGGCGGTTCATCGCCCGTGCAGGTGCCGGCTTTCGACGCCGCCCGGATCTCCTCCCGGTTCGCGGGCCAGACGGAGACCATCATCGCCCAGGTCTTGGAGCGACTTCAGGAAGACTACGCCAGCCTCGGGATCCAGGTCTACCGCCAGGGGGACGCGGCGATACCCGCCGGCTCAGTCACCAATCTCTACTTCGGTACCTACAACGCCGATCTGCTCGGGCTGGCCGACAGCATCGATGCCTACAACAACGATACGAGTGAATCGGCCATCGTCTTCACCGATACCTTCGCCCTCTTCGAACCGCTCCTCCCCAGCGTCGAGGAGATGAGCCAGTGCCTCGCCAACGTCGCCAGCCATGAGCTCGGCCACTTGCTGGGCCTGCGACACACCGCCGACGTCCAGGACCTGATGGACATCACCGCCAACGCCCGCGAGATGCTCGACGATCAGTGGTTCCGCATCGCTTCCATGCATTCGTCGGTCCTGCCCGTGGGCTTTCAGGACGCCCCGTCGCTCCTGGCCTGGGGCCTTGGCGGAATCTTGGGGCCCGTCCCGTCCGGAAAACCGACGGTCGCACGCCAGCGGCCGGCAGGCGCGTCAACCGAAGACTTCCACATCCCCCACGGCCTCCTGGGAACCTGTGCCTACGAAGACCCGCCGGTCACCCACTGA
- the nifA gene encoding nif-specific transcriptional activator NifA, whose protein sequence is MPGAGRQPTVRQEVKELTLLFQISQALDKSLDLRDVVGPVLKALHDHMGMSRGTLALLNRQTGEISIEAAHGLSPAQLRRGLYKQGEGITGKVIQTGKPAVIPRVAEEPMFLDRTQSRKGLRKQDISFICVPIKLGNEAIGALSVDRLFADEVRLEEDVRLLAIIASLIAQAVRLRQSAQEERQKLLQDNLRLQDELKDRFRPANIIGNARAMHAVYDLISQVARSDTTVLIRGESGTGKELVANAIHYNSLRAGKPLVKVNCAALSETIVESELFGHEKGAFTGAVSQRKGRFELASGGTIFLDEVGDFSPATQIKLLRILQEREFERVGGTETLKADVRVIAATNRDLEQAIGQGLFRSDLYYRLNVFPVHLPPLRERKSDILLLTDYFIEKYSRANHKNVRRISTPAIDMLMAYHWPGNVRELENCIERAVLVSNDDVIHAHHLPPTLQTAEASGTVHVGTLPATLSVIEHDLLVDALKTSRGNQRKAAAVLGITERLMGLKLRKHGIEPKRFKTAPHREHT, encoded by the coding sequence ATGCCAGGTGCCGGAAGACAACCTACTGTCAGGCAAGAAGTTAAGGAACTGACGCTCCTCTTCCAGATCAGTCAGGCCCTCGACAAGAGCCTCGATCTTCGAGACGTGGTCGGCCCGGTCCTCAAGGCCCTCCACGATCACATGGGCATGTCCCGTGGCACCCTCGCACTCCTCAACCGCCAGACCGGCGAAATCTCCATCGAGGCCGCCCATGGATTGTCCCCCGCCCAGCTACGCCGCGGACTCTACAAACAGGGCGAGGGCATCACCGGTAAGGTCATCCAGACCGGCAAGCCCGCCGTCATCCCCCGAGTGGCCGAGGAACCCATGTTCCTCGACCGAACCCAGTCACGCAAAGGACTCCGCAAACAGGACATCTCATTCATCTGCGTCCCGATCAAACTCGGAAACGAGGCCATCGGCGCCCTCAGCGTCGACCGCCTCTTCGCCGATGAGGTCCGACTCGAAGAGGATGTCCGACTGCTCGCCATCATCGCTTCCCTGATCGCCCAGGCAGTCCGGCTACGCCAGTCGGCCCAGGAGGAACGTCAGAAACTCCTCCAGGACAACCTCCGCCTGCAGGATGAACTCAAAGACCGATTCCGCCCGGCTAACATCATCGGCAACGCCCGGGCCATGCACGCCGTCTACGATCTCATCAGCCAGGTGGCCAGAAGCGATACCACCGTCCTCATCCGCGGGGAGAGCGGCACCGGCAAGGAACTGGTGGCCAACGCCATCCACTATAACAGCCTCCGCGCCGGCAAGCCGCTGGTCAAGGTCAACTGCGCCGCACTCTCCGAAACAATCGTCGAAAGCGAACTCTTCGGCCACGAAAAGGGAGCCTTCACCGGAGCCGTCAGCCAACGCAAGGGACGCTTCGAACTGGCCTCGGGGGGGACGATCTTCCTCGATGAGGTGGGGGACTTCTCGCCCGCCACCCAAATCAAGCTGCTCCGCATCCTCCAGGAACGCGAGTTCGAACGCGTCGGCGGAACCGAGACCCTCAAGGCCGACGTCCGGGTCATCGCCGCCACCAATCGGGATCTCGAGCAGGCCATCGGCCAGGGCCTGTTCCGGTCCGACCTGTACTATCGCCTCAACGTCTTCCCCGTCCACCTCCCGCCGCTCCGCGAGCGAAAGTCGGACATCCTCCTGCTCACCGACTACTTCATCGAAAAGTACAGCCGCGCCAACCATAAGAACGTCCGCCGGATCTCCACCCCAGCAATCGACATGCTCATGGCCTACCATTGGCCCGGAAACGTCCGCGAACTCGAGAACTGCATCGAACGCGCCGTCCTGGTCAGCAACGACGACGTCATCCACGCCCACCATCTGCCCCCAACACTCCAGACCGCCGAGGCCAGCGGAACCGTCCACGTCGGCACCCTCCCCGCAACCCTCTCGGTCATCGAACATGACCTCCTGGTCGATGCCCTGAAAACCTCCCGCGGGAATCAGCGTAAGGCCGCGGCCGTCCTGGGCATCACCGAACGACTCATGGGCCTGAAACTTCGTAAACACGGCATCGAACCGAAACGCTTCAAGACCGCTCCCCACCGGGAACACACCTGA